The sequence below is a genomic window from Lolium perenne isolate Kyuss_39 chromosome 7, Kyuss_2.0, whole genome shotgun sequence.
ACCTGCAAACTTTCATCTAGAAATACAAAAAACTTGCGCAGGGAAATAGTTTATAGTCCACCGTGTTGACCAGTGGATTAGACGAAATGCAACTGCAAAATTGGATTTGAACAGCAAACAAGTATTACCTGCGTTCTAAAATAATTGTTGCCTAGATACGGATATATCAACAAAATAAAATTTGTCTAGATACAGACAAAACTGCCACGCTTATTTTGAAACAGGTAGTAGCATACATTTCTTCTGAACTCGAATCTAGTAGTCAAATGGATTTGAACAGCAACCCAAACTAATCTTAGTCAAATGGAAACTCGAACGTCGGACAGCCAATTTCACTGAGAAACGGAGCAAATGCTAATGGTTTCTGCTTAAATTTCATGAACTCAAACAGACAGCTAGTAGCTCTTCAGTTGCTCGGCGAATCAAATGATAATAATATGTTACTGATACAACAAACAAAATCTCTGGCACTAAATCATGTGCCTCATGGTCTCACTGTTACACATCCGGCATAGCGTATTACACAACATGGGCCATTAGGCCATACCATGGAAAAACAAACACACCGGGAACTACTGTTTCTCAAACTGGGGGCAAGGTTTTCAAGACGACGACACAACAACACATGGTAACACGGTGCTCCCCAACGCTTCATCAACCGAGTCAGATCTAGTCAGCGATCTGTTGAAACAGGAACCAAAAATGGATCAGATTAAGGTCAAATTCTGGTATACTACGATTAAGCAAAGGAATAAAATGCAGAGCACTTCATGGAACGGCATCAGGATGGCTTCTGATACCGACAATATCTTGTGCACTTGGCATCGGAACAATTGAATGAGTAAAGTTCAGAAACATATAGTAGTTTTTCAAACCGAACCTTGCTCTACTCTAAGAAAATCTTGGTTGAGATTGCTGGAAGCTTCTTGCCAGATGACTCTTGCAATTCATAGGTGAATTCCATGTCCATAAGCCGATGGTTCTCTTTCGAGCGAACCATCGAGAAGGAAACATTAACATTGTCCCCTTCATTTACTCTCAGAGATGGAGTCAGCAAGAATACCTTGGGAACAAAAAAAATTGACTGTCAAATCATGCCAGGCAACTATGAATGATATGCACTTCCATGATTACACAATCAAAACCATCCAGAATTCCAGATGATGTCTGATGCTACTAAATAAACATTATTTTGCTAAGTCTCAAATTAAGGAATAGTTTGCCTCTCTACCTTGCTTATAATAAATTCAAAAAAGACCTAAGCTTTACATGTTGTCTCTTTTATGTTGCATTCACAGGTTCAAGAACAAAGGATGTAGCATTTAAGTACTATAGGCCATGGCTGGAAAAAAAATACTCTAGAAACCCAACCTGCTGGCCCCAGTGTGTCCCACCATTCTCATCTGGAGCTGTATTTAGTTCAACTTCCTCAGCTGCAGGGTTTTGCTTGCTACCCTGAAAGTGTTTCAGCGAACCTGTGAGCATCTACAGTTGAGTAAAATGTAAATCTAAAATGAGGTGAACTGGGTAATAATTCGGCTCGACATACTCTAAAATGGACATCAAACCAGCCAGCCAATGCAGCTACTCTTGTTCTATCCCGGTTGATTGGCAATGAAACTTGTGCCCTAACTTCTCGTATCTCTTCAATGGTTGCTGTCAAGCAATCCATTTCCTTAATGACCGCAGGTTGCCCTAAAACTTGGTTTGGATGAAGATTGTTCCATATTGAAGACTGCAAAAGAATACAAAAATGATCATGAATGCAAGGAATGTCTTGTCAAAAGAATTGAGGGTGATTAGTTGAAGTATAAGGTCATAAATTGGGAAATACATAGTATATTAGACACGGCAAGATACAGAACCAGAAGTAGGTACACGTCATTTGTAAGCTCCAGAAAAATAATAAATTTCACGTCCCAATATTGCAGTCATGAGACATTTGAGAAACAAAGAACTACACAATCTTTTGGCATGAGGTCAAGACATAATTTAAGAATTTTGCCATTTATCGTGAATAAACTCTTGGTAGCTATCTATATGAAATATGATTATAAGATTTCAATTTGTATGATTGAACTGCATTTTCCACACAAAAAGCATGCATCCAACAGAAGAACTTATATAATAagagataccttgagatagaactTCTCGTGTTCTGCACGATAGGCCTTTGTCAAAGTATTCATGTTGACCCCATAATAAGACTGGGTGTCCTCGACAAATGAGTTCCAGTCATTCATAGCGATGTCAAAATCTTCCATCTTTTTGTCACCCAAACCACTTTGTATAGGTGCTAACCACATCCGAGCATGACTAGGATACCTGCAAAAGATTGATCTTACAATATGTACATCTGTGTTTTGATTATGCAAACAAGAAAACTAAGAGGGTGTCGTCATCTTTCAGACACAGCATACTTCAGATCATGTTCTCATTAATTTAAATTGATTCACAGATTGTTTGGTCACCCTACATATAAAAAAACAAATAATTTCACAAGCAAAGGATTCGAAACTAGTACACTACTACATGTTAGCAAACTCAAAATTAGAGAATGCTTCAATTTACTTACATTACACCACCTGGATTCAACCAACGGTCACGTGCGCATATGACGGAATCAAACATTGACTCTCTCAAGAGATAGTAGCCCATCCACTCAGAGATAATGACGTCAACTGCGGTTCAAAAACAATAGATGATCAATACCCAATACCTTGTAACTTCCATATTCTGACAAGCCTTGAAATATACAAAAATCCACAGTCAAGATGAAAGACTAATCCTTTTTGCTGATAATACTGCTGAAGCATCACTCCACCAGCCACACAATTACTTTCATATGTTCACCATCGATTCAGGAACGAGAACAAACCAGCGAACTGAAAAAACTCACCTTTCTCTGGCAGCACAATGTCCTCCATGGTCCCCTGTATGACCTCGACTATGTCGGCGACCCCGTTGGCGCGGACGAGCTCGCGGGCGTGCTCCGCCACGTTGGTGGCCTCCACGGCGTACACCTTCCTGGCGCCGGCTTGGGCGCTCCAGATAGCCAGGATACCGCTCCCGGTGCCCACATCAAGAACCACCTGACAGATCCACCAAATCAACCAAACCGGACCCCGAAATTGCAGCAAGAATCGAGCTTCTGGCGATTTGTAGGGACGGGGAGGGGCCCTCTTCTCACCTTGCCGCGGAAGTGGTGGGGGTTGCGGAAGACGGCGGAGTGGTAGGCGTCCATGCGGACGCGGTCGCAGAGCATCTCCTTCTGGTGGTAGAGGTAGGCGTAGGTGCAGAAGTAGTTGGCGAAGTCGACCTCCTTGTCCACGGGGGGCGCGGCCCCGGCGGCGgccgaggaggcggcggcggcgccgttcGGGGTGGACGCCATGGGGAGAGGTGTGAGAGCGAGGGAGAAGTCGAGAGGGGGTTTTCGTGTGGTTTCAGAGGGCTGCTACCGCTAGGGTTTATGAGCTGGGGATTTTTAAAGGATGGACGCCATGAGTTCCAGCCGTCCGATTCTGCTTTAATTTTCGTGATCAGTGTTGATGATGTCACGCTCTGTTGAAACAGGTTGTACAGTTCATAAACCCTAGAAAAAGTTCGATGTTTTCAAGTATGTGTGTATATTTACTGACTCTATGTCTCAAGCGTTTTACACGTGTCCCGCTTCCTTTGTTCTATATATACGTTTGATAAGCTAAAACATAGGGAGTACAATTTATAGAAAATAACATGTGGCATTGGTacatactccctctggtccagaaATAACTGCATGTCTGGGTTTTTCCAAGAGAGATTATTAAGTGGAGAGACAATTGTATTGGAAAGATCTAAACCAATATCTCTCCTCTTTAATCCTTCACCTCCGATAAGCTAAGCGCATGTAGAAAATAAAAATAACATATCAACATGTGTTGAATGTTATTCGGTTTGATTTCTGTGCGAAGAGACAGAAgcaatttttattattttaaagTGCATTGAAAAACATAGAAGTACTCTTTCATGGATAAAATTTGAGGTCAAACATGTTCACTTATTTTAGGACGGAGGAAGTACATGCACCTACATATATGCTTAGCTAAGCACTATAATGTAATTGCCTTGTAAACAAAGGCTTCCATCCATCTTACTTTATTTATATCTTTAAAAGAAGCGGCGAGTTTTTATTTTTATATTATAAATGCAAATTGGCGTTCATGAGAACTTGAAGCTTAaaagctaggctcacttcttggCTTGATCTTATTTTATCAATACATACTTAGACATGCCTTTCATCTCTGTCCGAGTTTCTTTTGACATGGCTAGATGAACCATTCAAAATCTATaataatcatgaaataaaacTAATTATAGAATAACTGAATAATATAAATATTGTCAAATTTTATGTACTAGCCAACGCAACTAAAAGTTCAACTTATTGGAAAGGGCTAGTGCAATCCACTTGTACACTTCAACAGACATGAGTAGGCAGTTATATGTACACCATGTAATTTAATGTGAAACATAGTTTTCTAAAGTTAAATATATCAAATTACTTTACTTTGATACTTTCATTTCTTAGGGAAGCAAAATATAAGGTAGCATGATGACATATTGAAAGGTTTGCATGAAATCTGAGATGCGTAAGGCTGGGAGTGAGTGGACGGCCACCAACTCTATTCTGAAAACTAGACTTGATCCAGTCCTACAAAGAAGTCACGCACATATAGAAAATTTCTAACGATTCTTATTATGCATTTTTAGTAAAAAAATATTTCAGTTAAGTCTTTATGTTGTCGGAACATTCTGATGCAAGCTCAGAACCCTTCAAACTAGCATCAACAATTTTTCGGTGCTTGGGAATCAGAATTGAAGTCTTAGAATTTAGATTGTCGCACATCAATCGCAAACTATCACATGTAGAGCTTATAGTACCCCTCGCCGTTTAGGCACGTGATCGTCGATCCCAAAGAACCTGGAGGAGAAGGTCAAGCTCTTGCCGACGCTGGTGGTCAGTGGCCTACGTCGAGAGGATGTCGGACAAGCTTCCATTTGAGAATCAGATCGAAGGCACATCTTTGTGGCAAGATTACTCAGATATTATTTCCTTCTCCACAGGGCAAATTTTCTATGGCACCCATCCAACCAGTAGCCAGCTTCTAGGCGTACCTTGGGCGGTATCCTACCAATATCAGAAATTATATGAAGTGATAATGAAAGGTTAATATCTATTTATTGATCCCATGTCAAGCATATGCTCATTGTAACGATTTTAGGTGTCACTCTGGCTGACACTAATTTGATGATTTTTCGTGTTGGTATTGGGTGCTCTATGAGTAGAACTTGTTCCGGCATCTCTTCATCGAAAGTAGAGAGGTTTCGGCCCTTACAGTGCACATGCATTCAACTAGTATTTTTTATATATTCTTATTGTGTGATCTATTATACTACTACAATCTCCCCTCCAAGCAAACTACCATTCTAAAAATTTACATTTTTTGAATCGGAGGTAATAATTCATATTTTTATAGATATTGCCAAAAAAATATAGAACACTCAAGTGGTCAGTTGGAGAAGGCGTCCATAGGCAGAGAAAACACCCTACTCTGCAGAAGCCTTTCGAGCCACCCTCTCCGTCTTCTTCGACCGCCCACCCGCCCCCGCCGCCCGCCATGTGGAAGCGCGCCACCTCCCTCGTCCTCGCCCGCCGCTCGGCCATCGCCTCCGTCCGCGCCCCGGCCATCGCGGGATCCGCCGGTGCCTCCACGGGCGTCCTCCGCCGAGCGCCCGTCTTCTTCTCCACCCTCGGTAAGCAACCGCTCCTCCCGCCGCCCCCGTCCGCCCGCCCAAGAATCGGTATTTCGGATTTGTCGTGTGTTTCCGCAGACGCGGGGCAGGCGAGGATGCGGGTGGAGGACGTGATGCCGATCGCCACGGGGCACGAGCGCGAGGAGATCGAGGCCGAGCTCCAGGTCCGTCTCCCCCTATACGCCCCATTATAGCCTTGTCTGACTCTTGTTACGTTTTTCTTTGGCTCGGTACAACTGATTCCTGTTTGGCTTCGTCTTCAGGGGAAGAAGAGGTTTGATATGGACGCGCCCGTCGGGCCATTCGGCACCAAGGTGAGTGCTTTCCGTTTGATAGCGTCTGATATGATCATTTGATCCGTGAGTGCGAGTGGTTGGATTGTCGTATCCGTGAGTGCAAATTGCAGTCCTCGTACTCACGGTTATGGCCCTGATGTGCTATTGTAGATCGACATGTTGCCCTCTGATAAAAGTGAAAGGCTTGTTTGCTGAACAAAACTTTAGTATTGGTGCAAACAGTGGCACTAGTTTTAGCTGTTAGGGATACAAGCGGCCAGGCTGTTATTTGTTTATTGAATGTGGATTTTTGACAATTTTACATGGAAGTGAGCTCTATCAAAAGTGTCCAACTGGTTCTTTCCGTTGAGCTATGGGAGGTTGCCTGGAAATGTAAGGTGGGATACGCCATTTCGATAAATTGAGTCCAGTTTAGGCAATCATGTTTGTGTTCATACCGATTTGTTCTTGGGGTGCCAAATGAGGTTGTAGGTTGCACCCGAATTTTTGTTTTTGCAGTGAGTTTACCTGTTTATGGTCTCATCGTCTGGTTGACCTATCAGTATGCCTGTCATCTTCTGGGTTGTGATAATTACAGACCTTTTCAATGAGAATTTGCTTCATGGCTATTAATTATTAAATCAGCTGTTTTGGGCCTTTAGCATGCTATAAAATATAATTTAGGGATTGTTGGAAGTTGTAACCTTGGCTCACGATTCCATGTCAACACTTTGGTTATGTATTTTCTCGGTGATATTTTGTTTGCAAAATTCTGCTTGTTTCACTCGGTTTGTCTACTCCTTTATCAATGTGAACCTAGCTGTTGTGGAGAATTCTGGTTGAATCGATGCTGCCAGACCTGTGTGTTACGAGTTGTGATTGGTTGCAACTTTGATATTGAAGTTGAACTTATAGTCTCTTTGTATCTTCCAGCCTATTATATCTCTGAGAAAGAATTAGTGTTTTGAAAAGTACTTGATTCCTCTCATATATCTTACGCAGATTATTCTCAGCTGCAATGATTTATTGTTTAGATGTCCCCGTGTATTTTTCTTTGCTCAAATGATTCCTTTTTGGTTATCACACCTGTATGTCTGTACTGTTTTCTCATGACTTTGCCCCTTAACTTACATTGGTTGTTATTTGATAAGGTTATCAGTCAACTAATAGGCATTATTTCATTCTGTTTTGAATGTTCCTTTTGAAAAATCACTTTGTATAGTGTTATGCTGACACATGAGTTGGCTCAACTGTACCTTCTGTATCATGACTCGTGTGTTCCAACTGACTGTTATGTCCACATCTCCAATCATAGGAAGCTCCTGCTGTCATTCAGTCGCATTTCGACAAAAGGATTGTTGGTTGCCCTGGTGGTGAAGGAGGTATATTACCTTGTATACCCAGCCCCTTCTCCGCTAATAAAGGCTATCAAAATTCAGCCCCTCTCCCGCGTCTTATCTAGAAATATTCATCAACTCATCATGGATCTAATTAAATCAAATTCCAATTTTTAATATTTCACCTTATCAGAGGATGAGCATGATGTTGTGTGGTTTTGGTTGGAGAAAGAGAAGCCACATGAATGCCCAGTCTGCACTCAGTATTTCAAGGTATTTTGGTATCTTCTGTTTGACGTCCTTCACCTTGTGACAACAATTTTAGTATGAGGTGCTGATCACAAATTACTTCTTTGTTTCTGAGCTTTGAAATTCAAACTTTATTTC
It includes:
- the LOC127311333 gene encoding protein arginine N-methyltransferase PRMT10 is translated as MASTPNGAAAASSAAAGAAPPVDKEVDFANYFCTYAYLYHQKEMLCDRVRMDAYHSAVFRNPHHFRGKVVLDVGTGSGILAIWSAQAGARKVYAVEATNVAEHARELVRANGVADIVEVIQGTMEDIVLPEKVDVIISEWMGYYLLRESMFDSVICARDRWLNPGGVMYPSHARMWLAPIQSGLGDKKMEDFDIAMNDWNSFVEDTQSYYGVNMNTLTKAYRAEHEKFYLKSSIWNNLHPNQVLGQPAVIKEMDCLTATIEEIREVRAQVSLPINRDRTRVAALAGWFDVHFRGSKQNPAAEEVELNTAPDENGGTHWGQQVFLLTPSLRVNEGDNVNVSFSMVRSKENHRLMDMEFTYELQESSGKKLPAISTKIFLE
- the LOC127311332 gene encoding cytochrome c oxidase subunit 5b-2, mitochondrial-like, encoding MWKRATSLVLARRSAIASVRAPAIAGSAGASTGVLRRAPVFFSTLDAGQARMRVEDVMPIATGHEREEIEAELQGKKRFDMDAPVGPFGTKEAPAVIQSHFDKRIVGCPGGEGEDEHDVVWFWLEKEKPHECPVCTQYFKLEVIGNGGNPDGHDDDDDHHHH